aatatatatgtaatattatcgtgtgtatatgtatgtatgtatgtatgtatgcatgcatgtatgtatgtatgtatgtatgtatgtatgtttataatgtatgtatgtgtgtgtgtgtatgtatgtatgtgtatgtatttatagacatacaGATACAGTGACATGAACGCATATGTTTGTGAAAACATAAAGACGTAATGTTGGTGAATATAAACGCCATTGTTTCTTGTACAAAAAGCAACTCACATAAGGATTATAAAACCACAAAGGTTTGCAAACagtaactaacaacaacaacgacaacaacattaacagcaacaattacagcagcagcagcatcagaaaTCATGGCGATTATGACGAAAAGTAATAGGTTAAGCGACTATAGTAAACATGAAGCCAGACAACATCGAAGGAAGAGACATCCATTTTAATCCCGGCTaggtttccttcattttttttggtGTTTGCTTTTTTTCCCCCCGATTCCGCAATAACGGAGCGGTGCAAAAACTGTTGTGTGGGTCGGAAGCTCACGCTGCCACTCATAGTTTGATGTTCTGTTTCAGTTGTGCAGCACCTCGAGAGACCGAGCTCAACTTATAGCTCCTCCGGGTCAAACAAttccttgtgactgaatttggtcaCCGGAAACTGTGTCGAAACCAGCCAACCCGCcgttgtataaatatatcaatatttataaagatgaaatgcgaaaaagttgtttgtctcattttgggctGAGAACGGTTTAAGAGCCGGTAGATAGGGTCGGtttggcgccaaaatttacagggacatgtaaaaaaaaGGCGAAGAAGCGACTAGATTAGGTTATAAACCCctttctcaaaagctgtggttattAGGACAACAAACCCAGATTTTGACAAGTGCTTGTCGTTTCTCTCTTTCGGATATCACTCTGTCTTCCTcgatctctctccttccttccctccactTTCCCTCTATAACGACATTTGATAGCTTCCACTTTCATTCCCTCTCCGCCTTCGCCGTGTCTCTGTCAATCTTtctcccaccacctctctcactgtacgtctatctgtatctatagagaaagcgttgacagccgcaaaagtttaaatattcccgacACATGTCTTTTAGAATGGTGAATTATCGCCTTCCACCATCGCACAATCATAGtagatattattaatcagatatattgcgttaatttatatatatatgtgtgtatataatatatatatataatgtatatatatatatatatatataatgcatatatatatatatatatatatgtgtgtgtggtgtgtgtgtgtgtgtgtgtgtgtgtgtgtgtgtgtgtgtgtgtgtgtgtgtgtggtgtgtgtgtatataatcatcaatatctataaagctgaaatgcgaaaaagctgtttgatttcttggttgtcCAATTTTGGGATGAGAACGGtttagatggggtcggattggtgcCAAAATTTACACTGAGGGGTAAAATGGGGTGGACAATGGTGTGAGGTGGGTTGCAATTCgctcggggctaccgtttggttgccatgctgaggaatatgggaaaaattgagttttatgtGATAGATAGGTTGCGCTATTTGAAAAACGGTGGCTTTTCGTAttgctgcaggggctagaggTGGTTATCTTTAATTGTGAGTGTAAAAatttggggtggggggtggaaaGGGGGGTAAAATTTTTCAACTTATAAAAAGAGTACATTTTTGCCctatttttagatataatttttttctgtttgcattatTTGGTTGACATAAGTAAAAATGGCATTGTGTTAAAGACCAAAATTTTAGCTTTCATTTGCATCATGAACCGTCAAAATATACCGGAAAAAagtatcaaatttcacaaaattttaagtaattttgaattatttttgtgattttacgTGCACacgtaagagaaagcgagggagagtccgagagagaggaagagtaagagagcgggaaagtgagagagaaaggagagagaaacaaaggaagaaagtgGTGATAAGAatcagaaaggaagcaacagaaagtaacaaccacaccctcacccgcgcgtagagcgggtcaccatAATCTAGTATGCTAGAAAGAGGATCTAATCGGCATGATTGATCGTTAGCGACtacacaaatttttttctctcctttcttttctctccttttttctctccttgttttttctgtgtacctttctgtagaagagcgtaggatcgaaacgtaaaatactttttctattcctgagcgttatactaatactgtttgttttgtacaccacctgccttcgttttttgtttttgtcgtaaactctccctttatatatatatatatatatatatatatatatatatatatatatatatatatataatatatatatgtgtgtgtgtgtgtgtgtgtatgtgtgtgcgtgcgtgtgtgtgaatataatatatatatatatatatatatatatatatatatatatatataaatatatacatatatacatatggctaaAATTCCCCCTGTCTATTATTataccatgttatatatatatatatatattatatcatacctaaCATCTACTTTGACATGCCGCTGTTATTTTTAGggtgttaaacactttcggtacGCAAATTGGAGACTCCTTTAtggagtaactgctgcatttgttgagtatataaacagttggGATGCTTGTTTGCCTGGAGACAGTCAAAAAGATGTAGACGCCTCTGaggagaacccaataaggttcgacaaacgattaaggttgttcatcgttTTTCTCAGTcagcggagaaatggctaaaattttcgTTCATAatgataccatatatatatatatatgtgtgtgtgtgtgtgtgtgtgtggtgtgtgtgtgtgtgtgtgtgtataggaaatAGTGGCGCAACAAATTACCAatatttgctggaaatagcagacaATAAccgttcaatgtatatatatatatatatatatatatatatatatatatgcagtgtaatAATGTATACATTATCAATTATACATTAtagttgatgtatgtgtgttgttaaacGCTTGCAgctgtggtatttcgtctggaAATGATCCCTTTAAAGACGTAGAGTGTTAAAGAACGCTGTATATTTCAAAGTAAAGCAAAATTACTGGCCCCGGGGATGGCGGGATGAATGAGAACGACTGATATCGCCATTCCCAGCGGTCTTCCAACACGCCAGACACCAACCCGTAATTTCTGAGGGCGCCTGCAACTGCTAGATAGGTGTTGGAAATACACTAGGTTCATCCGTCCTTTTGACAGGCCTTGTTTTCTGCCCTGCTCACtttctagcaaccctcctcacCAGGCAAGTCTGGTGAGGGTGCTGATCTAGTCGCTGACGACCCAAATATTTATTAGGCTGTACTGGATTCAACGTTACAAGTAGTATTCATGAGAGACTTCACAAGTgacctgacacatacacacatacataggtacacaaacatacatgcattaacatacatacacacacttacatacacatacaaaagttTGTTGAGGGTAGAGGAGagttaaaaatgtaattttagctgaggggtgatgttctgatcgTGAGATTAAAGAAcggcacagagagaaagagagagaaaggagagagagggagagagagagatgatgatggtggtggtggtagtggagatagagatggtagtggtggtgactggataggaaaagtgtattttttataattaaactaattttttttatatcacttatCACTTAACGCATAAGTGCACTTCCGTTACATAACCACGCTTATTTACGTAGCAgacatatgcaatttaactaaaggttgtatatTATGTACgggattttttgtttgtttatggaaaaaaatggggaaaataagagtgaatatttattttatgagtgctgggtattaagtctataaaactgtgcataaaatatataaagtgcattaagtaatcatcgtattccaatttctttcccctttcaatgagtagcagatgagcgactatttttccatacagacacaacacaggctacgcattcaggttttttttttttcataaagttttcagaaataacccaataagtttactattaattccgtgaaatattcacgtattattattggagcaacatgGTTCATACCAACCCGtatggagcaaagtatggctgaactagGGGTCTTGTGGGGAGAACGCAAATGCTTAATTCATATACTACAAATGATTACGATATCgaggactataaaaatctgcaagactttcttaagatttaaaggatgatgaacaaaacaagacgCTTTCTTTCGAACCTTACTACCAAACAGGGGCCGGTTAAATCTAGTCCAAAttacaaagagagggagagagaacatatatccatacatgcagaCATTACACGTAAAAAGATTTTATATGATGGCgcatagaaacatacaaacatacaatcgGACAGAACACGCTTGGTTGAGTGAGAGTGTGGGTTGTTGAGTGAGAAAGCTAATTTATTAGATAGTAAATAAGTAGAAAGAATTTGGCGGTTCGCATCCTAGCACCAGCACACCAACGCTTCTCTTGCCAGGACATAAAACTTTTAGACTACCCTTATCTGTATAAAACTATTCGACTACATGTATCTGTATAAAACCATTAAACTACCCTTATCTGTGTAAAACTATTCGACTATCCTTATCTGTATAAAACTCTTAAACCACCCTTATCTGTATAAAACTATGCGACTACCCTTCTTGTTTTCAGGAACAGGGTGAACGAGTCGAGAGCAGACAATCCTCTCTTTTATTCTTGTCTCAGCTTGCAATGGGGGGGGGCTAGGTGTTCAACTCTACTTGACCGGTGTAGTCAGTTGAGGTAACCTAGAGTGTacatgtcagagagagagagagagagagagagagagagagagagagagagcaaatccACAAAGGGATGGAGGTTACCAACAAGTTGATTCCATAAACACGGTTCGATGTCTATAAACAGGTTCATAAAGAGACGGGGTCTACCGAAATAGACAGCCGCCATGAAAGGTGTTTCACCAAGAGAGATGCCGGCTAGCAAAAGAGACAGACCATCTAAATTAACAGAAGCTGGATGCATCTGCAGAAAGGTTGTGCTCACTCGGCCAGTCATGCGACAATTGACGTACAACTTACTTGTTTTATAAATAACAAATTGCGTCAGGAGGCATAAACTGAAATGGCTGAAAGCAGATTTCAGCACATGTACTTAAACTCATCATCTTTCGTATACAGTGAGAAGGGATAATGCATCAACATTATCGAGTTTAACTGACTTTGACATAAAGTTACCAATCCTTGAGTGGAGCAGACAATACAATAAAACGTGCAACTTATATACAGCTGACAAAAATTTAAAGACTTCGGCAACCATCTAAACACAAAATCGAGATTGATTTATGAAATGCTGCAACATGTTGGGAGAAATAGATTTTTTAAAGACATAAGTGATTCTTGGTGTGTGTGGTACTCTAGTAAATTGCATGAGACCTGGTTTGGTCTCAAAGTAAATAGGATCTGAAATAAGACTGCCCGCGGGAAGGTCAGCCTCATTCTGAATTAAACGGGGAGTAAGTAGTCGTTGAAGGGTTGAGCAGATGTAGGGACCACATAAATCACCTCCATTATATATTATCACTTAATAttttgtaccaaactttgaacgGCCAATTTGAATCAACTGTCCTTTCGTTTTCAGTAAAGGAGAGGTATTTCGCTGGCCAGAGTGTATGCCGCGGCTGCTGTAAATGTCCAACCACGTGTTGTCTCTGTCGATAGTCTTCGATGGTTGCCGTTGTTTGATATCTGAGAACTTTGATTATTTAAGATGCACCTGGACCAAACAAAAATATTGGCTCCCTGACATCTGGAAGTTTGTCAGGTGTTTTCGGGTCGTGGTGAGAAAAAACGACGAATTCTTGGAGAGATTCTAATTGTCGATGAACAATTTATTTCCGGAAGATTTCCAATCTGGGGTCTATAGACAATTTTCAGAAATCCCTGACTGGATATCCGGTGAAACTTAAACAAGAACGGAAGCAGCGTCATCTATGCCAAACTGAAATGCGTGTCAATTAGTATAGCCAGCCTTTCAATATGGCTGACATGTGTTGTCAGGTGAAACGGCTGTGACTGTATTTAAAACGGAGCCAAGACCTTCGTGAGGGTCACCTCTCTGCTTTCTTTAGTTGtttttgctgttcttgttattgttgatgttgctgttattgtaatTGTAGTTTAAGGttgcaagcaggcagaatcgatagcacgccggacaaaatgcttagcggcatttcgtccgtttttatattctgagttcaaattccaccgatgtcgaatttgcctttcatcctttcggggtcgataaaagaagtaccagttcaATACTGGGGGCCATGTAATCGACTACCTCCCcacctccaccaaatttcaggctttactTCTATAACAGAGAGtattgttattgtagttattattGCTTTTCATATCGTTATTGCGAAttcgctattattattgttgttgttgtggttgtggttgttgttgttgttaatattgttgtccttgataaatattattattgttgttaatattgttctCATTACTATTATCAATGATGTTGCTGTTATCATTGTGGTTGGTGATGctatttgtgttgtttttaaaattgatgataaaacaacaacaacaacaacaacaacaataattcttaatcgttgttattgttgctctaTTCAGTTGCTTTAGTTTTGTTTATCCTTATTAtaactacaactactaatactgctgctgttgctactactactacaattattattattgttattgttattattattattattattattattagtagtagtagtagtagtagtagtagtagtagtagtagtatcatcatcaccatcatcattattattattattattattattattattatcattattatttttattattattattattattattattattattatcattattattatcattattatcataataataataataataataataataataataataataataataataataataattattattattattattattattattattattattattttaaattttgtttttattccttgGTTGTTTATAGTGAACGATTTTTGTTGGTGGGAGGACAGGAAATATTCTGTTTatcggttgttgctgttgttgttgttgctgtttatgttATGTTGTAGATGATAATGTTATTTCTGGTAAAGCTTCACGAGAatataatcattatcaccatcacccttaacactaccactgccaccacatcatcatcatcatcatcaccatcacaatcatcacaatcatcatcaccatcatcatcatcgtcatcatcatcatcacaatcatcatcatcatcatcatcatcgccatcatcatcatcacaatcatcatcatcatcatcatcatcatcatcatcatcatcatcgccatcataatcatcatcatcatcatcatcgccatcatcatcatcttcacaatcatcatcatcatcatcatcatcatcatcatcatcatcgtcatcgtcatcatcatcatcatcatcatcatcatcattatcatcatcatcatcatcactttccttTGCTCATCCGTTTTGACGTACCCTCTCTCCTTCCAAATTCTGACCCATTCTTGTAGTGTTGCCGTCATCTGACGTCCCTCTGGTAAATAACGGTAAtggtaatgataacaataacaacgacaacaacaacaataacaataataatatattattattttcttattattatcattattaaatttatattgttgtagttgttgttgttgttattattattattattattattattattattattattattattattattatatattattattatattattattattattgttgttgttgttgttgttattgtttgcggGTGCTTCTGCTCTGTTTGTTGACATTGAAACAGTTGATGTTtacgttgttttgtttttgccgctcgttttgttgttgttgttgttgttttcgctgttctgctgctgttgttgttgttgctgttgttctgttgcttgtgttgtttttcattaaatgttttttttgttttattctttcctttactgcagtttacttttattttgctgttgatgatgatatatcatcgtcatcatcatcatcatcattatcatcatcatcatcatcgccatcataatcatcatcatcatcatcatcgccatcatcatcatcttcacaatcatcatcatcatcatcatcatcatcatcatcatcatcatcatcatcgtcatcgtcatcatcatcatcatcatcatcatcatcattatcatcatcatcatcatcactttccttTGCTCATCCGTTTTGACGTACCCTCTCTCCTTCCAAATTCTGACCCATTCTTGTAGTGTTGCCGTCATCTGACGTCCCTCTGGTAAATAACGGTAAtggtaatgataacaataacaacgacaacaacaacaataacaataataatatattattattttcttattattatcattattaaatttatattgttgtagttgttgttgttgttattatttattattattattattattattattattattattattattattattatattattattattattattattatttattgttgttgttgttgttattgtttgcggGTGCTTCTGCTCTGTTTGTTGACATTGAAACAGTTGATGTTtacgttgttttgtttttgccgctcgttttgttgttgttgttgttgttttcgctgttctgctgctgttgttgttgttgctgttgttctgttgcttgtgttgtttttcattaaatgttttttttgttttattctttcctttactgcagtttacttttattttgctgttgatgatgatatatcatcgtcatcatcatcatcatcatcctcatcatcatcatcatcatcatcatcaccacaaccacttccATAGCGAcgctagtgatggtggtgacggtggtggtgttaTTTACACTGTGCAATCATGTTGATTTCGTTGCTGTCTATTTGACTGTAATTATTCCAATgtctgcagttgttgttgctgctattgctgttactgttactgttactgttgttgttgttgttgttgttgttgttgttgatgatgctgttgcagctgctgctgttgttgttgttacttccaCAGAATGAGGATGGATAGAAGCAAGTGGCAAGCCCTACGTTGAGTTTTCCTTTCAGCCCAATAAAATTGATCCCAGTCATTCACGGTGGATCAATTTATTCGACTGTACAAATGTGCCAGATTCTATCGCCCCACCCCTCAAAAAAAAACAGAGGTTCTGTTGCCATACCAACGCTGTCGCACACAAGTCTTTTACGTTGCTCCTATTCAACCCCATGGGTGTCGCTTTAcccgctagaaacagcagctaactTCCGATCACTCTGTGCGATACTTTCAGACTTTGCCTTCTGGAAACGCAAATGAAGGTAACAACATCAAACCTCATCATTCATCAAATGTCACAAAACAGAGGAGGTTTCAAGTAATAAAAGTGTAGCACAACTAacggctccagcatgaccgtaacTAGattaagagtaaagagtatacatatataaatacacacacacatacatacatacatatgaacacattttacattttacatatatttacatatatatatatatatatataaatacacacggacacacgcacatatatatacacacatatatacatccgcacacaaaaacgcagacacacacgcatatatatatatatatatatatatatatatatatatatatatatatatatgcgtgtgtgtgtgtgtgtgtgtgtgtatatagggagaattcacagaaaaaacaaaagacgaagacaggtggtgtagacaactaTTGCTTAaacatcttctcacaccgtctccgatgaagggatgtaTGAAATATCCtgcaaacagctgtaagacctgctctttataaatgttctggaaTTTTTCACTGCCTCCTatctttatctcattctgttaattttttatatatacgcatactgaTGTATGACCTACGTTAGACTCCTCATtagcataatcaccgaacctggagcttaactatagtctatccatagcacttactcaacattacctgacatctttgggtcttcttgacgccattacctctctctctcataacctcaatatatatatatatatatatatatatatatatatatatatatattatatattatatatatatatatacatacatacatatatatatatatatatatatatacgtatgtatatgtatgtatgtatgtatatatatatatatatgtatatatgtgtgaaaagtGCACAGATCACCAAAGGACTCAATACATTATCAATATagcgtgtatatttattttgtttctgatATTATTCTTTCCTATCACGATTAGTTCAGTATGACCTTCTGAAGAGAAATATTACTCTGAACTGAAATAATTCGATTGTCGTAATGTCAAAATCCTCCATAAAGGCATAAAAATTGCAGCAGAGCTGATGAGGAGTAAATATTCCTATAAAATGTCTTACGAGTAGTCGTCTATATACTTGCGTattctcactcctcctcctcagcCATAATTTCAACCATCGTAGCCGACATAAGTAGAGGAAACGCCAGTTTATCATCTGATCGCACATGCAGAGCAAGATATGGTTTTAATGAGAAATTATTGTCTATGGAGCATCATCCGTCCTGAAAGAGTGTCAGGAAGAGAAAATTAACCTGTTTCAATACTAACATAACGAAGAACTTCTAGCCAATAATTAACCAGCACTTCCAAGACTTATGTAAATGCTATAAATGCTATGTTGTATGGTAGCTGGGTCCACTAGAAGAGCTTTCTGTGATTGCCACAGGATTCCATGAATCTGTATATTGCACTAcaaatttatatagttatatgtgtgtatgtacataacgGATGCgtaaatatttgtacatgtgtgtgtgtgcgtgtatatatatatatatatatatatatatatatatatatatatatatatatatatatatgtatgtacatatatatgtgtgtgtgtgtatgtatgtacgtatgtatgtatgtacgtatgtaggctTGTATGAAAAGGTGttgcctgcatgtatgtaaatgtgtattctCTACATCAAaccatttaaaagaaatttcgaaTTCGTGGCTGTGGTTAACCTGGAAGACAGAAGGAGGAAATATTGAGCACACGCCATTGGCACACAATTTTCAATGCCAGATTTTATAATACTGCATGGCTTTCTGGCAAACTcttaaagtgtatatatgtaggacactcgaacatacacaaacacacgaacacacatgaatacacgaacacacaaatacagaaacacatatatttgagcgatagaaagaaagagagataaagagaaagagaggaggagagaagaaattAGGTACAAATGATGAAGACATATAACAGATGGAGCAAACAAAATCGCCCCTTCGTCAGCTGCCTGTCAACGAAACGTTGCTGTTTCGACAACTTATTCAGTGATTCTGTCTCCACTTGTTTCTTCTTAGCCAAATCCAGTTATTTATTGCTTCTCTTTGACTTATTGTTGTCTTGTCTCTATCAGTCGATTACATTATCGTATCGTTttcttagtattgttgttgttgttattatttttatctcgGGTTTTGTTGTAACTCCTGCGCTCTTGCATGTGTAGCGGGCTTGCTGCTTACAACcaacggtaccatgctatctgttcctTTCAACTGTCTAAtaatttcctgattattctgaccgtatcaaggaggcaaaccttttgtaacatttCTACTAGGCACTctcttccaatttcctttatattcctcttgctGACTTCTTATACTGTCCCCcaaagacccaacaataattgaaactctcttcaccttcttcattttccatagccggactatttcgtacttaagagtaTTGTATAACTTTATTTAaactatacacacaaaaaaattaacGGAGACCCAGATTGTGTTAACGAAAGATTTGTTCAGTTAAACACATGAGAACGACATCCGCTAGTTAACTCCTGCTAGAATAGAAAGCCCCCTTAACCGGAAGTCAACTTCGTCGCAGACCAGCTCCCTAGCTAACCAGCAGCGAAGTTCTTGTCTGCAGTTCGTCTGTCATAAATCCTTGTGCAGTGCCCTACATATCGCTCCCCAACCCCCAGCGCTGTTGACTGTCATTGGAACCGAGAAGGCGTTTTCACTGCCCTGCTCGTGCGAATGTTTACTCGGCTCTTTAATGACTGTTCCTTGCCAAGAGTTGATGGGATTTGCCTGGGGCGGCCACAGTTTGGTGGCTGAGCTACTTGAACGAGATAATCGATAGAAACGGTGCCATGACGTCTGCTAATTAGGAGTTGGAACGATTTGTCTCCCGGACATATGACTTCATATCGGCTATCGTAGGGTGACTGGAGGAGCTTTCGTCTTGTGTCACATCGAACGAACACGAAGTTAGCCGTGCGGAGGTCGTTTGGTATGGATGATCTGGGTGCACCATGTGTTGACATGGGAATAGGGTGCAACTGGCCCACACTGCCTAGCAGTTGCGCGAGGTACCTCTTGACATCCGGGTCTGAGTTCGTGTTCGGAAGGAACTCTCCTGACACTCTAAGAGCGGCACCATACACCGTTTCCGCGGAAGAAGGGttgagattttcctttggggcggTGCAGATTCCCAGCATCAGTCATGGAAGTTGATCAATCCAATTGGGCCCGTTTAAGTCTAGTTGTAAAGGATTCCTTAAGGCAGCGGTGAAATCTCTCCACTAAATCCTTGGCCCTTCATTGTGATTCCAAAATGGTCGCACATGTCATTCCACAGCTTTGAGGTGAATTGTAGACCCCGATCGGATGAGATGCTGTCTAGGGCAACCCTGATTGTAATGAAGTTCGGCTGACATGTGTTTCCGTGCTACGGAGAGGGACAGCCACACGCCAAGTAGCAGTTTACCAAGTTCAGTAGGTACGAGCAACCCTGTGAAAATAGTAGGGGGCTGAGAAGGTCAACGTTGATGTGGCTGAAACGGGCCTGTGGTGGTTCATAGTTGCCGAGGGGTACTTTGGTGTACTGATGGACCTTGGCTTTTCGACAAATTGGTCCACTCCCCAATTTGCTTGGATAAATTTACTTGACAGCAAGCGCCGTGCGGCTCTAGTACTCGGATGAAGCAGTCCGTGAATGATGTTGAAAACTAATAGGATGATCGGTCATTCCCAG
This DNA window, taken from Octopus sinensis linkage group LG4, ASM634580v1, whole genome shotgun sequence, encodes the following:
- the LOC115210426 gene encoding acidic repeat-containing protein-like, coding for MLGICTAPKENLNPSSAETVYGAALRVSGEFLPNTNSDPDVKRYLAQLLGSVGQLHPIPMSTHGAPRSSIPNDLRTANFVFVRCDTRRKLLQSPYDSRYEVICPGDKSFQLLISRRHGTVSIDYLVQVAQPPNCGRPRQIPSTLGKEQSLKSRRRYGSGCGDDDDDDDDEDDDDDDDDDISSSTESDDDDDDNDDDDDDDDDDDDDDDDDDDDDDDDDDDDCEDDDDGDDDDDDDYDGDDDDDDNDDDDDDDDISSSTESDDDDDDNDDDDDDDDDDDDDDDDDDDDDDDDDCEDDDDGDDDDDDDYDGDDDDDDDDDDDDDDCDDDDGDDDDDDDDCDDDDDDDDDGDDDCDDCDGDDDD